The Parashewanella tropica genome window below encodes:
- the fliL gene encoding flagellar basal body-associated protein FliL gives MADEETLTVEEQKKKSPLMLIIIVAVVLLLGGAGAFFFMSGDDTPESADKATNSTSTEQAAPTKKQAASYVPLPRPFLFNLTGTKKPVLVQIKVQLQVRGTDVESNVKKHIPLIESALLSTFSSADAQKLSTQSGKDELRQQALLSVQNALMPIMGEHGVEKVLFVGFVMQ, from the coding sequence ATGGCAGATGAAGAAACGCTAACGGTTGAAGAACAAAAAAAGAAAAGTCCGTTAATGTTGATCATTATCGTTGCTGTTGTGTTGCTCCTTGGTGGCGCAGGCGCTTTCTTTTTCATGTCGGGTGATGATACCCCTGAGTCTGCAGATAAAGCGACAAACTCGACTTCGACAGAACAAGCGGCGCCAACAAAAAAGCAAGCGGCCAGTTATGTACCATTACCAAGACCGTTTTTGTTTAATCTAACGGGTACTAAAAAGCCTGTATTGGTGCAAATCAAAGTTCAACTTCAAGTGCGTGGTACTGATGTTGAAAGCAATGTAAAAAAGCACATTCCACTGATTGAGTCGGCACTATTATCGACGTTCAGCAGTGCTGATGCTCAAAAACTCAGTACACAGTCAGGAAAAGATGAACTACGCCAGCAGGCTTTGTTGAGCGTACAAAATGCCTTGATGCCGATTATGGGTGAACATGGTGTTGAGAAAGTATTATTTGTAGGTTTTGTGATGCAGTAA
- the fliI gene encoding flagellar protein export ATPase FliI, translating into MNLQRSKKLKNQLDQYCQQVTPFRAVASGKLVRVVGLTLEASGCRAPVGSLCSIETMDGELVAEVIGFDDELLYLMPIDELRGVLPGARVVPLGEKSGLNVGMSLLGRVLDGSGQPIDGLGSIQNSESVSTHSIAMNPLSRRPISEPLDVGVRAINAMLTVGKGQRMGLFAGSGVGKSVLLGMMTRGTTADVIVVGLVGERGREVKEFIEEILGEEGRKRSVVVAAPADTSPLMRLRACETSTRLAEYFRDLGYSVLLLMDSLTRYAQAQREIALAVGEPPATKGYPPSVFAKLPRLVERAGNGGGEQGSITAFYTVLTEGDDQQDPIADASRAILDGHIVLSRALAESGHYPAIDIEASISRVAPMVVSEEHLNNMRKVKQMYAHYQQNRDLVSIGAYNQGSDPILDNAIRLQPATNAFLQQGMKDSLSFDDCAMMLSQLAAQC; encoded by the coding sequence ATGAATCTACAGAGATCCAAGAAGCTCAAGAACCAGCTTGATCAATATTGTCAGCAAGTCACGCCATTTCGTGCCGTAGCTAGCGGTAAATTGGTTCGAGTTGTCGGGTTAACGCTAGAAGCCAGTGGTTGCCGAGCACCCGTAGGCAGCTTATGCTCTATTGAAACCATGGACGGGGAATTGGTCGCCGAAGTTATTGGTTTCGATGATGAACTCCTTTATTTAATGCCGATTGACGAGTTAAGAGGCGTTTTACCCGGTGCCAGAGTTGTGCCTTTAGGTGAAAAGTCTGGTCTTAATGTCGGGATGTCGTTGCTCGGCCGAGTACTTGATGGCAGCGGTCAGCCCATTGATGGTCTTGGTAGTATTCAAAACTCAGAAAGCGTCTCTACCCATTCTATCGCAATGAATCCGCTTTCTCGTCGTCCTATCTCTGAACCACTCGATGTAGGCGTTCGTGCCATTAATGCCATGCTCACCGTCGGCAAAGGGCAGCGTATGGGATTGTTTGCTGGTTCGGGCGTGGGTAAGAGTGTTCTGCTGGGCATGATGACTCGAGGTACGACCGCTGATGTTATTGTGGTGGGACTTGTTGGTGAACGTGGTCGAGAAGTAAAAGAGTTTATTGAAGAGATTTTGGGTGAAGAGGGACGTAAACGTTCTGTGGTCGTTGCAGCTCCTGCGGATACCTCGCCATTAATGCGTTTAAGAGCCTGTGAAACTTCTACTCGCCTTGCTGAGTATTTTCGAGATCTTGGTTATAGCGTTCTGCTATTGATGGATAGCTTAACCCGTTACGCACAAGCTCAGCGTGAAATCGCGTTAGCTGTTGGTGAGCCGCCTGCTACCAAAGGTTATCCCCCGTCAGTATTCGCCAAGCTACCAAGACTTGTTGAACGCGCAGGTAATGGCGGTGGAGAACAAGGCTCGATCACGGCTTTTTATACGGTATTAACCGAAGGTGATGATCAGCAAGATCCGATTGCTGATGCATCACGCGCTATTTTAGATGGTCATATTGTGTTATCTCGTGCGTTAGCCGAATCAGGTCATTATCCTGCGATTGATATTGAAGCCAGCATCAGCCGTGTTGCACCTATGGTTGTGAGTGAAGAACACCTTAACAATATGCGTAAGGTAAAACAGATGTATGCCCATTATCAGCAAAATCGTGATTTGGTATCGATTGGTGCATACAATCAAGGCAGCGATCCGATTTTAGATAATGCCATTCGTTTACAACCAGCTACGAATGCGTTTTTACAACAAGGCATGAAAGACAGTTTGAGTTTTGATGATTGTGCAATGATGCTATCTCAACTTGCGGCTCAGTGTTAA
- the fliR gene encoding flagellar biosynthetic protein FliR, translating to MEFLMSTIEKTIAGYLWPLFRISSMFMVMAIFGASTTPARVRLMLALAVTFAVAPMLPEMPLTPLFSFQGMFITAQQVLIGIAMGFVSVMMLQTFVLTGQIIGMQTSLGFASMVDPGSGQQVPAVGNFFLILSTLLFLQLDGHLLMIKMLIASFETLPVSTQGIQIGNYKAIADWGAYMFGAALTMSISAILALLLINLSFGVMTRAAPQLNIFSIGFPITMLSGLLVLWLTLNPIMAHFSEVWNSAQVLMCDILQLQCQVSAGKGGH from the coding sequence GTGGAATTTTTAATGAGCACCATAGAAAAGACCATTGCGGGTTATCTATGGCCATTGTTTCGTATTTCCAGCATGTTCATGGTGATGGCGATTTTTGGTGCCAGTACGACACCTGCACGCGTTCGACTCATGCTGGCATTGGCTGTCACTTTTGCTGTCGCGCCTATGTTGCCCGAAATGCCATTAACGCCACTGTTTTCATTTCAAGGTATGTTCATCACTGCGCAGCAAGTTTTGATTGGTATCGCTATGGGGTTTGTTAGTGTGATGATGCTACAAACTTTCGTTCTCACAGGTCAAATCATCGGTATGCAGACCAGCTTAGGTTTTGCATCTATGGTGGATCCAGGTTCTGGTCAACAAGTCCCCGCTGTTGGTAACTTCTTTCTGATTTTATCGACCTTACTGTTTTTGCAGCTTGATGGTCACTTATTGATGATCAAGATGCTGATCGCCAGCTTTGAAACTCTGCCTGTTTCAACTCAAGGCATTCAAATAGGCAATTACAAAGCCATTGCTGACTGGGGCGCTTATATGTTTGGTGCGGCCTTAACCATGTCAATTTCGGCGATTTTAGCTTTGCTGCTTATCAACTTATCGTTCGGTGTGATGACGCGTGCTGCACCGCAATTGAATATTTTCTCTATTGGTTTCCCAATCACCATGCTGAGTGGTTTATTGGTGTTGTGGTTAACCTTAAATCCTATCATGGCGCATTTTTCAGAAGTCTGGAATTCTGCCCAAGTGCTAATGTGTGACATTCTGCAATTACAGTGTCAGGTGTCCGCTGGTAAAGGAGGGCACTGA
- the fliP gene encoding flagellar type III secretion system pore protein FliP (The bacterial flagellar biogenesis protein FliP forms a type III secretion system (T3SS)-type pore required for flagellar assembly.) yields the protein MRLIKLFVFALAMLAPMAFANDGILPAVTVTTGADGSTQYSVTMQILLLMTAMSFLPAMVIMLTSFTRIIVVLSILRQAIGLQQTPSNQVLIGISLFLTFFIMSPIFNKVYDQGVKPYMDDKVTIEQAYEAGKKPLMAFMLSQTRVTDLQTFIDISGYKNIQKPEDAPISVLIPAFITSELKTAFQIGFMLFVPFLVLDLVVASILMAMGMMMLSPMIVSLPFKIMLFVLVDGWSLVMGTLANSFGVT from the coding sequence ATGCGTCTAATTAAGTTGTTTGTTTTTGCATTAGCCATGTTAGCGCCAATGGCTTTTGCAAACGATGGGATTTTACCCGCTGTAACTGTTACCACTGGCGCTGATGGTTCCACTCAATATTCGGTCACCATGCAAATATTATTGCTAATGACCGCAATGAGCTTTTTACCTGCTATGGTGATCATGCTCACTTCGTTCACCCGCATTATCGTGGTGCTGTCGATTTTAAGGCAGGCGATTGGTTTGCAGCAGACACCGTCAAATCAAGTCTTGATTGGCATCAGTTTGTTTTTAACTTTCTTTATCATGAGCCCCATTTTCAATAAGGTTTATGATCAAGGGGTTAAACCTTACATGGACGATAAAGTCACTATCGAACAAGCCTATGAAGCGGGCAAAAAGCCATTAATGGCCTTTATGCTGTCACAAACCCGAGTCACTGATTTACAAACTTTTATTGATATTTCGGGTTATAAGAATATTCAAAAGCCTGAAGATGCGCCAATCAGTGTGCTTATTCCAGCCTTCATCACCAGTGAGCTAAAAACCGCCTTTCAAATCGGCTTTATGCTATTTGTGCCTTTCTTAGTTTTAGATTTGGTGGTTGCCAGTATTTTGATGGCTATGGGTATGATGATGCTGTCACCGATGATTGTCTCTCTGCCATTTAAAATTATGCTGTTTGTACTGGTCGATGGATGGAGCTTGGTCATGGGCACTCTAGCTAACAGCTTTGGTGTCACGTAA
- a CDS encoding DUF2878 domain-containing protein produces the protein MFFNWILFNLMWLGCVFYGNIFAPFVLTWAVVYVCVNRAPIKQLLFIASVTFFGAFVDTMLMHAGFIQFPNQGQIIPFWLAMMWLSFALTINGCLSLLKHTPALQWLFGLIFAPLAYWAGINLSDASFGHPMWLTMIVIGILWSLMMLLFFGVNQRLNKAESFA, from the coding sequence ATGTTTTTCAATTGGATTCTGTTTAACTTAATGTGGCTTGGATGTGTCTTCTACGGCAATATCTTTGCCCCTTTTGTACTGACTTGGGCTGTGGTTTATGTGTGCGTTAACCGTGCACCAATAAAGCAACTCCTCTTTATTGCTTCTGTTACTTTTTTCGGCGCGTTTGTGGATACCATGCTCATGCATGCTGGATTTATACAGTTTCCTAATCAAGGTCAAATCATCCCCTTTTGGCTAGCTATGATGTGGTTAAGTTTTGCATTAACCATCAACGGTTGCCTGTCTCTACTCAAACATACTCCCGCTTTACAATGGTTGTTCGGACTCATTTTTGCGCCTTTAGCTTATTGGGCTGGAATAAACCTTAGTGATGCCAGCTTTGGTCATCCTATGTGGTTAACGATGATAGTGATTGGCATTCTGTGGTCGCTGATGATGTTGTTGTTTTTTGGAGTTAACCAACGATTAAATAAGGCGGAATCCTTTGCGTAA
- the fliO gene encoding flagellar biosynthetic protein FliO, translated as MNSLLATTVATTSSSNTVDAPSALGSFASMIGGLVVVVMIILVLAYLVKRFNLTPASNGVMKTLAVTPLGQKEKLVLMEMDGKQYLLGVTQHQITLLDKINDPIEVKAESFAEKLRQAKGRKEDASN; from the coding sequence ATGAATAGTTTGCTTGCTACAACAGTCGCAACAACCAGCAGTTCCAACACGGTAGATGCCCCTAGTGCATTAGGCAGTTTTGCCAGCATGATAGGCGGTTTAGTCGTGGTGGTGATGATTATTTTAGTGCTGGCTTACTTGGTCAAACGCTTTAATTTAACCCCTGCATCCAACGGTGTAATGAAAACCCTTGCTGTTACACCGTTAGGGCAGAAAGAGAAGTTGGTCTTGATGGAGATGGATGGCAAGCAGTATTTGTTAGGTGTTACACAACATCAGATAACTTTGCTCGATAAAATAAACGATCCCATTGAAGTAAAAGCAGAGTCTTTTGCCGAGAAGTTGCGTCAGGCAAAGGGCAGGAAAGAAGATGCGTCTAATTAA
- the fliQ gene encoding flagellar biosynthesis protein FliQ has product MSPEALVDIFRDALSIIIIIVSVIILPGLGIGLLVAVFQAATSINEQTLSFLPRLLMTLLALMLLGHWLVQTMMEFFMEMVNRIPQVIG; this is encoded by the coding sequence ATGTCTCCAGAAGCGTTAGTTGATATCTTTCGTGATGCGTTATCCATCATCATCATCATTGTCTCGGTTATTATTCTACCCGGACTCGGTATTGGTCTATTAGTTGCGGTTTTCCAAGCGGCAACATCCATCAACGAACAAACATTAAGCTTTTTACCTCGCTTACTTATGACCTTATTAGCTTTAATGTTGCTTGGTCATTGGTTGGTGCAAACCATGATGGAATTCTTTATGGAAATGGTGAATCGTATTCCACAAGTGATTGGGTAG
- the flhB gene encoding flagellar biosynthesis protein FlhB, producing the protein MAEDSGQERTEEPTSRRLQQAREKGQVARSKELGTSAVLLAAAVALAMVGPNLAQALASIMANLFTIERANIYDTDAMLRVWGMVGKELMFPVLGIVALLAVVAFIGNIALGGLSFSTKAIMPKGSKLNPMKGFKRMFGTQALVELTKGIAKFSVVAISAFMLLRFFFDDIMQLSASHLPTNVFEGLSLLTWMFIILCSSTLIIVVIDVPFQIWNHNKQLKMTKQEVKDEYKDTEGKPEVKGRIRQQQREIAQRRMMGEVPNADVIVVNPEHYAVALKYDADKAVAPYVIAKGVDTVAFKIREIAREHDVAIVSAPPLARAVYHTTKIDQQIPDGLFTAVAQVLAYVFQLKQYQKGRGRRPTPIPTEQPIPDELKY; encoded by the coding sequence ATGGCAGAAGACAGTGGCCAAGAACGGACCGAGGAACCCACCAGTAGGCGCTTGCAACAGGCGCGAGAAAAAGGACAAGTTGCACGCTCAAAAGAATTGGGCACATCAGCGGTATTATTAGCTGCCGCAGTGGCATTAGCCATGGTTGGGCCTAATTTGGCTCAGGCATTAGCCAGCATTATGGCGAACCTATTCACTATAGAAAGAGCCAATATTTACGATACAGACGCCATGTTGCGTGTGTGGGGGATGGTTGGAAAAGAGCTAATGTTTCCAGTTTTAGGTATTGTCGCTTTATTAGCTGTAGTTGCATTTATTGGGAATATTGCGTTAGGTGGATTGTCGTTTTCCACTAAAGCCATTATGCCAAAAGGCAGTAAACTTAACCCAATGAAAGGCTTTAAGCGGATGTTTGGTACTCAAGCTTTGGTTGAATTAACTAAAGGTATTGCTAAATTTTCGGTTGTTGCGATTTCTGCTTTTATGCTACTTAGATTCTTCTTTGATGACATTATGCAGCTGTCGGCTTCACATTTGCCTACCAATGTTTTTGAAGGGCTCAGTCTATTGACGTGGATGTTTATCATCTTGTGTTCTTCTACCTTAATCATTGTTGTGATTGATGTACCGTTCCAGATTTGGAATCACAATAAACAGCTAAAAATGACCAAGCAAGAAGTTAAGGATGAGTATAAGGACACTGAAGGTAAGCCTGAAGTTAAAGGTCGGATTAGACAACAACAGCGCGAAATTGCTCAGCGAAGAATGATGGGGGAAGTGCCCAATGCAGATGTGATTGTGGTAAACCCTGAGCATTATGCGGTGGCATTAAAATACGATGCAGATAAAGCGGTCGCGCCTTATGTGATTGCCAAGGGCGTCGATACAGTCGCCTTCAAAATCCGAGAAATTGCTCGTGAGCATGATGTGGCAATTGTATCAGCACCACCTTTGGCTCGTGCTGTGTATCACACCACTAAAATCGACCAGCAAATTCCAGATGGGTTGTTTACCGCAGTCGCTCAAGTACTGGCTTATGTATTCCAATTAAAACAATACCAAAAAGGTCGAGGTCGTAGGCCAACGCCAATCCCTACAGAGCAGCCGATACCTGATGAACTCAAATATTAA
- the fliN gene encoding flagellar motor switch protein FliN: MNTEEDWAAAMAEQAIEEAKTASLDEVFDEPGSLGADKDNLDAILDIPVTISMEVGRSFISIRNLLQLNQGSVVELDRVAGEPLDVMVNGTLIAHGEVVVVNDKFGIRLTDVISQTERIKKLK; encoded by the coding sequence ATGAATACAGAAGAAGATTGGGCTGCGGCGATGGCCGAGCAAGCCATTGAAGAAGCTAAAACTGCAAGTTTAGATGAAGTGTTTGATGAGCCTGGCAGCCTTGGTGCTGATAAAGATAATCTCGATGCGATTTTAGATATTCCTGTCACCATTTCGATGGAAGTGGGTCGCAGTTTTATCAGCATTCGTAATTTGCTGCAATTGAACCAAGGATCTGTGGTTGAGTTAGATCGAGTGGCAGGTGAACCATTGGATGTTATGGTGAATGGGACCTTGATTGCTCATGGTGAAGTGGTAGTTGTTAATGACAAATTCGGTATTCGACTAACCGATGTGATCAGCCAAACTGAACGAATTAAGAAACTCAAGTAA
- the fliM gene encoding flagellar motor switch protein FliM, which produces MSDLLSQDEIDALLHGVDEVEEELVDQNNDDAQTYDFSSQDRIVRGRMPTLEIVNERFARHLRISMFNMMRRTAEVSINGVQMLKFGEYVHSLFVPTSLNMIRLSPLKGTALITMEARLVFILVDNFFGGDGRFHAKIEGREFTPTERRIIQLLLKIIFEDYKDAWAPVMDVEFEYLDSEVNPAMANIVSPTEVVVISSFHIEVDGGGGDFHIAMPYSMIEPIRELLDAGVQSDKQDTDMRWSQALREEIMDVDVGFNASLGEQSMSLRDVMSMQAGDIIPFELPEHVMMKVEDLPTYRCKLGRSRENLALKVTEKIPRPETVKSELQLVKLRNKSRDTTEA; this is translated from the coding sequence GTGAGTGATTTACTAAGCCAAGACGAAATTGATGCGCTACTTCACGGAGTCGATGAGGTAGAAGAAGAGTTAGTCGATCAAAACAATGACGACGCGCAAACGTATGACTTTTCATCTCAAGATCGCATCGTTCGTGGCCGTATGCCAACGCTTGAAATTGTAAATGAACGCTTTGCTCGTCATCTTAGGATCAGCATGTTCAACATGATGCGTCGAACGGCAGAGGTATCCATCAATGGCGTGCAGATGTTGAAATTTGGCGAGTACGTTCATAGTTTGTTTGTGCCGACCAGCCTTAACATGATCAGGCTTAGCCCACTAAAAGGCACCGCTCTGATCACTATGGAAGCGCGGTTAGTCTTTATTTTGGTGGACAATTTCTTTGGCGGCGATGGTCGTTTTCATGCCAAAATCGAAGGTCGAGAATTTACCCCTACTGAACGTCGTATTATCCAACTGCTGTTAAAAATCATCTTTGAAGATTACAAAGATGCTTGGGCACCAGTAATGGATGTGGAGTTTGAGTATTTAGATTCTGAAGTTAACCCTGCGATGGCGAATATTGTGAGCCCAACCGAAGTCGTTGTGATCAGCTCTTTCCATATCGAAGTCGATGGTGGTGGTGGTGATTTTCATATTGCTATGCCGTATTCCATGATCGAGCCGATCCGAGAATTATTGGATGCCGGTGTACAAAGTGACAAGCAAGATACCGATATGCGTTGGTCACAGGCTCTACGTGAAGAAATCATGGACGTGGACGTTGGTTTTAATGCCAGCCTAGGCGAGCAATCTATGTCACTTCGGGATGTAATGTCGATGCAAGCGGGCGATATTATTCCGTTTGAATTACCTGAACATGTGATGATGAAGGTTGAAGACTTGCCAACATACCGTTGTAAGCTCGGACGCTCAAGAGAAAACCTAGCGCTAAAAGTCACTGAAAAAATTCCTCGTCCTGAAACCGTTAAATCAGAATTACAATTGGTCAAATTGCGCAATAAATCCCGTGATACGACTGAGGCATAA
- a CDS encoding flagellar hook-length control protein FliK, with amino-acid sequence MSQVNPLSFMSQVSTDGVEANVALSNDANVDSTDFAQRLSELSNDEKVDSSGQPNAQAEVAIESEKDQELTQEQASSPESLLAQISDSQNYQTAVTPVTQTQSGEVLPPNKSDTKDIDEESESGPEVEGEGDESVVELKLQVSPQTSTSTPQEADTGDVENESIAKLEKVSPSIETATNAKKVEAEIAKLPESGNSEPKQTRQVLEQSNAVVKEAPKAVEATTAKPVIEPSLTKAQAKQIDAVPQITQDGNAKQGQEADSDSKVHAKLAEMTNSVKPNTEMPTKKVDLARVFEAVSQSSTEPTPVAERINQSQTHNPFSLHQAVTPEGRTDVPQLHVSLRQGGEQTVQMQDMIQRFSPVMKQQLMAMVNKGIGQAEIRLDPPELGHMTVRIQVQNDQTQVQFQVANPQARDLLEQAQPRLRDMLAEQGMNLADSQISYHDGGQHQGGEQGRGQGFSGSDTHSELEQETSEQITLKVATNPSSVIDYYA; translated from the coding sequence GTGTCGCAAGTTAATCCTTTATCATTTATGTCCCAAGTTTCTACAGATGGAGTGGAAGCGAATGTGGCGCTGTCAAATGATGCCAATGTGGATTCGACTGACTTTGCACAAAGGCTTTCTGAGCTTTCAAATGATGAAAAGGTTGATTCTAGCGGGCAGCCGAATGCTCAAGCAGAAGTCGCTATTGAATCGGAAAAAGATCAAGAGTTAACACAAGAACAGGCCTCATCTCCAGAATCATTACTTGCGCAAATCAGTGATTCTCAAAACTATCAAACGGCAGTAACTCCCGTTACCCAAACTCAAAGCGGAGAAGTGTTGCCACCTAATAAAAGTGACACAAAAGACATTGACGAAGAGAGTGAGTCTGGACCAGAAGTTGAAGGTGAAGGAGATGAATCTGTAGTTGAATTAAAACTACAAGTCTCGCCACAAACCTCAACTAGCACTCCGCAAGAAGCTGATACTGGTGACGTTGAAAATGAATCAATAGCCAAGCTTGAAAAAGTATCGCCTAGTATTGAAACCGCGACCAATGCTAAAAAGGTGGAAGCAGAAATTGCTAAATTGCCTGAATCTGGAAATTCAGAACCGAAACAAACTCGTCAGGTATTAGAGCAATCCAATGCTGTAGTTAAAGAAGCACCAAAAGCCGTTGAAGCAACGACAGCTAAGCCTGTTATTGAGCCGAGTTTAACAAAAGCGCAAGCAAAGCAAATAGATGCAGTACCTCAAATCACTCAAGATGGTAACGCTAAACAAGGGCAAGAAGCGGATAGCGACAGTAAAGTCCATGCGAAATTGGCCGAGATGACAAATTCAGTAAAGCCAAATACTGAAATGCCGACAAAAAAAGTGGATTTAGCAAGAGTCTTTGAAGCGGTGTCTCAATCATCAACTGAACCGACTCCTGTTGCGGAAAGAATCAATCAATCACAAACCCATAATCCTTTTTCATTGCATCAAGCAGTGACTCCCGAAGGAAGGACTGATGTGCCGCAATTGCATGTATCACTTCGTCAAGGTGGTGAGCAAACCGTACAAATGCAGGATATGATCCAGCGTTTCTCGCCAGTAATGAAACAGCAGTTAATGGCGATGGTGAATAAAGGCATTGGTCAGGCCGAAATTCGACTCGATCCCCCAGAACTTGGGCACATGACTGTTCGTATTCAAGTGCAGAATGATCAAACACAAGTACAGTTTCAAGTGGCTAACCCTCAAGCTAGAGATTTACTGGAACAAGCTCAACCAAGGTTGAGAGATATGTTAGCTGAACAAGGGATGAATTTAGCCGATAGCCAAATTTCTTATCACGACGGTGGTCAACATCAAGGTGGAGAGCAAGGCCGAGGGCAAGGATTTTCTGGTTCCGATACTCACTCAGAGCTTGAACAAGAAACAAGTGAACAAATAACGCTCAAAGTCGCAACAAACCCAAGCTCAGTTATAGATTATTACGCTTAA
- the fliJ gene encoding flagellar export protein FliJ: MSKDPLNTVLKLAKDAEEQASLQYRSAKLDEQKARSQLDALNTYRLDYMRQMGDKVGSNLSSSQYQQFHKFVDQIDQAIKQQVEAIRQTEEQLKHRHQFWLEKQQKRQAVEMLLDKKAQKKLAAQAKSEQKMIDEFAMQQFYRNRK, translated from the coding sequence ATGAGCAAAGACCCATTAAATACGGTATTAAAGTTGGCAAAAGATGCAGAAGAGCAAGCATCATTGCAATATCGAAGTGCCAAATTAGACGAGCAAAAAGCACGTAGCCAACTTGATGCGCTAAATACGTATCGCCTCGATTATATGCGGCAGATGGGGGATAAAGTTGGCAGCAATTTATCTTCTTCTCAATACCAGCAGTTTCATAAATTTGTTGATCAAATTGACCAAGCGATTAAGCAGCAGGTTGAGGCGATTAGGCAAACAGAAGAGCAACTCAAACACCGTCATCAGTTTTGGCTTGAAAAGCAGCAAAAGCGTCAAGCCGTTGAAATGCTCCTTGATAAAAAAGCACAGAAAAAACTCGCAGCACAGGCCAAATCAGAGCAGAAAATGATTGATGAATTTGCTATGCAGCAATTTTATCGAAATCGAAAATAG